CTGCCCACACGATGAGAGCCAAAACAAAAATGACCGGCCCTGCGCGCCTCACATAAGAAGCCGTGCGATCATAGGCGCGACGAAGCACTGCCTGCACCACCGGACGACGGTAAACCGGGAGCTCCATCAAAAAGAAGGGCTTCTCCTGAATGTTCAACATCCGGTTACCCACAGCGGCGGCAACTGCTCCCACCAAAAGGGCCGCAAAGTAAATGCCTGCCAAAACAAGCCCAGCAATCCACGCGGGTTGCGAGTAAAATAAAAACAAAAGAAGCAATGCATAGACGGGCAATCGAGCACTACAGCTCATCAGCGGAACGATGAACAATGTGAGCAGTCGCTCCTTGCGGCCACCGATTGACCGGGCGGCCATCATCGCCGGCACCGCACAAGCGTGAGCGGATAATAGGGGAACAAATGAGCGCCCACTAAGACCAATTTTGGAAAAGGGCTTATCCATCATGGTCGCAGCTCGGGCCAAGTATCCGGACTCCTCCAAAAAGGTAATACCCAAAAACAAAATAAAGATCTGCGGCACAAAAACCAATACAGCACCAAAGCTAGCAATCACTCCGTTGGCAACAAAGTCGGCCCACAGGGCTCCACCACCGGCTTGAAGAACGACATCTGCCAGGTAGCTAAATCCTTCGTCGATGCCATCCATAAAAGGCTGAGCCAGCCAATAAATGGAAGTAAACAGCCCCGTCATAATTCCCAGGAATAGGGCCAAACCAAAAAATGGGTGGAGAAAAAACCGATCCAACAGTTCCGTTCTTGCCGCTGCATCTCGCTTACTACGAACCTCAGTGCCTGAAGCCTTAAGGACTTTTCGCGCCAGCTGATCCGACTCGCGAATCACCGACTCGGTCTTCTCCGCCTGCCAATGGGCCAGACGTTGAGGTTTGAGCTCGCTCAATTCCCTACCCAAGGCCTTGCGCACTTCAGCCATCAGTTCCAAAACGCCGCCACCCAGACGTCCATCAATGGCAACAACAGGACAGCCTAGCTCCTGAGAAAGTGCGGTGGCGTCCAACTCTTTTCCCTGCTCGCGCAGAAGATCGACCATAGTGACAGCAAGAATAACTTTAAAACCAGATTCCACCAACTGCCTGGTGACCAACAAATGCCGAGCCAGCTGGGTGGCATCTGCTACCGATAAAACCAACTCGGCCGAACCGAATTCCGGATGTTGGTGGAGGGCCTTCACGGCCACTTCTTCATCCAGTGATTTAGGAAAGAGACTGTACACACCGGGGGTGTCCATCAACCGCACCGGATCGCCGTAGCGATCGTGACTAGTGCCCATGGAGTAATCTACCGTCGAGCCAGGGTAATTGACCGTGCTATAGCGCAGGCCAGTGAGCCAGTTGAACAAAGTTGTCTTACCACTATTCGGTGAGCCGACGAGAGCCACCACTCCAGGATTTAAAGTTGAATGCACTGAGCTTCTCCTCGGCGAAGGGCCACGGTCGTGCCATTGACCTCAACAACTATAGGATCGCCAAATGGGGATCGACCCTTGACCACCACCCGGTGGCCACTAACAAAGCCCAGCTCCCGAAGCCGACCGACAACGGTCTCATCTCCGGAAAGCCCGCGAATAGTGCCCTCAAAGCCAATCTTCTGGTTCACCAAGGAGCCATTTGATGACTCGTCACTCTCTTTGCTCTCACCAAGTGTCCCTGGCATGGTCAATACGTCCATTTCATCTCCCATCTCATCGAGCACCTTTCTTACCCCAGGCCTTCACATGGGGCAAAATCTTCGCCATTTTCTCAATTTCCCCGCCAAAGCTGAAAGTGAAGTGAAAATGCCCCTCTCGTCTTTGGGACAATCCACCTCAACCCTCACCCAAGGGCGGGTGAGTCTGGGGCTCAGCTCCCCCTCTTGTAGATTATACCCCCTCCCCTTTGGCTCCTATAAGGACTCTTCAAATATCCCTCGCTAATTGAAAAGCACCTGAGAATAAC
This is a stretch of genomic DNA from Pseudobdellovibrionaceae bacterium. It encodes these proteins:
- a CDS encoding ferrous iron transporter B, producing the protein MALVGSPNSGKTTLFNWLTGLRYSTVNYPGSTVDYSMGTSHDRYGDPVRLMDTPGVYSLFPKSLDEEVAVKALHQHPEFGSAELVLSVADATQLARHLLVTRQLVESGFKVILAVTMVDLLREQGKELDATALSQELGCPVVAIDGRLGGGVLELMAEVRKALGRELSELKPQRLAHWQAEKTESVIRESDQLARKVLKASGTEVRSKRDAAARTELLDRFFLHPFFGLALFLGIMTGLFTSIYWLAQPFMDGIDEGFSYLADVVLQAGGGALWADFVANGVIASFGAVLVFVPQIFILFLGITFLEESGYLARAATMMDKPFSKIGLSGRSFVPLLSAHACAVPAMMAARSIGGRKERLLTLFIVPLMSCSARLPVYALLLLFLFYSQPAWIAGLVLAGIYFAALLVGAVAAAVGNRMLNIQEKPFFLMELPVYRRPVVQAVLRRAYDRTASYVRRAGPVIFVLALIVWAGTTFPNYASEDDGQKLSQSYAGQLGQAIEPVFSPMGADWRVGIGLISAFAAREVFVSSLAVVFSVADDDEDTMRGSLVARMSEAKHSDGSPLFTFASVMGLIVFFMIALQCLSTTAVASKEAGSWKFALVQLVAFNLLGYLAAVVVVNGLRAMGIA
- a CDS encoding ferrous iron transport protein A, encoding MDVLTMPGTLGESKESDESSNGSLVNQKIGFEGTIRGLSGDETVVGRLRELGFVSGHRVVVKGRSPFGDPIVVEVNGTTVALRRGEAQCIQL